In Corylus avellana chromosome ca2, CavTom2PMs-1.0, the following proteins share a genomic window:
- the LOC132171816 gene encoding tyrosine decarboxylase-like: MASLNFDHSSVFNNNPLDPEEFRRQGHVMIDFLADYYLNVEKYPVLSQVEPGYLRQRLPESTPYNPEPMETILQDVQEHIIPGLTHWQSPNFFAYFPSSGSTAGFLGEMLSAGFNVVGFNWIASPAATELETIVVDWLGETLKLPKSFLFSGNGGGVLQGTTCEAILCTLVAARDQMLSKIGRDNMRELVVYGSDQTHIALQKAAKIAGIHPNNVRAIKTTKSTSFALSPDFLQSEMCKDIEAGLVPLFLCATVGTTSTTAVDPVGALCHVAKDYGVWVHVDGAYAGSACICPEFRHFMDGVESANSFSLNAHKWFLTTLDCCCLWVKDPSALIKSLSTNPEYLRNKATDSRQVVDYKDWQITLSRKFRALKLWFVLRSYGVANLRNFLRSHVKMAKVFEELVAMDKRFEIVVPRNFAMVCFRVLPKAMGIAMRKPKQSHQIGNAENGHYKVVEDEEEEGSSNEVNQKLLESINMSGRVFMTHAVVGNVYAIRFAVGATLVEERHVIMAWKVVQEHATAILSTN; this comes from the coding sequence ATGGCTAGCCTCAATTTTGACCACTCTTCTGTCTTTAACAACAATCCACTAGACCCTGAGGAGTTCAGGCGGCAAGGCCACGTGATGATAGACTTCTTAGCCGATTATTATCTGAATGTTGAGAAATACCCTGTTCTAAGCCAAGTGGAACCAGGATATCTCCGGCAACGTTTGCCGGAGTCCACCCCATATAATCCAGAGCCCATGGAAACCATTCTGCAAGACGTGCAGGAGCATATAATTCCTGGTTTAACACATTGGCAAAGCCCCAACTTCTTCGCTTACTTTCCAAGCAGTGGTAGCACAGCAGGGTTTCTAGGCGAAATGCTTAGTGCCGGATTTAATGTGGTCGGATTCAACTGGATTGCATCTCCAGCCGCCACTGAGCTTGAGACAATAGTCGTGGATTGGCTTGGAGAGACGCTCAAGCTTCCCAAGTCCTTTCTTTTCTCTGGCAATGGTGGGGGTGTGCTACAAGGGACCACTTGTGAGGCCATTTTGTGCACACTCGTCGCTGCAAGGGATCAAATGCTAAGCAAAATCGGGAGAGACAACATGAGAGAGTTGGTGGTTTATGGCTCCGACCAAACGCACATTGCACTCCAAAAAGCAGCAAAAATAGCCGGAATCCACCCAAACAATGTCAGAGCTATCAAGACCACAAAGTCGACATCATTTGCGCTGTCACCAGACTTCCTCCAATCCGAAATGTGCAAAGACATAGAAGCAGGTTTAGTCCCATTGTTTTTATGTGCCACTGTGGGGACTACTTCAACAACTGCCGTTGATCCAGTAGGCGCGTTATGCCATGTGGCAAAAGATTATGGCGTGTGGGTCCACGTCGATGGTGCTTATGCCGGAAGTGCATGCATTTGTCCTGAGTTCCGGCATTTCATGGATGGCGTTGAGAGTGCAAACTCATTCAGTCTCAATGCTCATAAATGGTTCTTAACCACTTTAGATTGTTGCTGCCTTTGGGTGAAAGATCCGAGCGCCTTGATAAAATCTCTCTCAACCAACCCTGAGTACTTGAGGAATAAAGCCACCGATTCAAGGCAAGTGGTGGATTACAAAGACTGGCAGATAACCCTAAGCCGGAAATTCCGAGCCTTGAAGCTGTGGTTTGTGCTTAGAAGCTATGGCGTGGCTAACCTGAGGAACTTCTTGAGAAGTCATGTTAAAATGGCCAAGGTCTTTGAAGAGCTTGTAGCAATGGACAAGAGGTTTGAAATTGTGGTGCCTAGAAATTTTGCTATGGTTTGCTTTAGGGTTTTGCCAAAAGCAATGGGTATAGCTATGCGAAAGCCAAAGCAATCACACCAAATTGGTAACGCTGAGAATGGTCATTATAAGGTcgtagaagacgaagaagaagaaggaagttCAAATGAGGTGAACCAGAAGTTATTGGAGTCCATTAACATGTCAGGCCGCGTTTTCATGACTCATGCCGTGGTTGGGAATGTCTACGCCATACGGTTCGCCGTCGGCGCGACTCTGGTAGAGGAACGACACGTGATAATGGCTTGGAAAGTTGTGCAGGAGCATGCAACCGCCATACTAAGCACCAACTAA
- the LOC132169490 gene encoding phospholipase A1-Igamma1, chloroplastic-like, with protein sequence MALSTKIIYTHLPTTQSSSKTKFSVVHAHQQALLDPPKTKPSNPTSRLTESLSHLLHLHLETPPRTELHQSIWDSFSEEKHSTPTTSPKEVIAHKWCEIHGSSDWDNLLDPLQPWLRREVVKYGEFAQATYDAFDFESFSEYCGSCRYNRKNLFEKLGLTKNGYRVTNYIYAMSHIDMPQWLERSHLVNTWSKDSNWMGYVVVSDDEETCRIGRRDNVVAWRGTVAPSEWYEDMQRKLETFGKRNAEVEHGFHSLYTSKNESTRYNKTSASEQVMKEVTRLVELYREKGEQVSLTITGHSLGGALALLNAHEAASTIPNLPVSVISFGAPRVGNVAFRDELHQLEVKTLRVVVKQDMVPRMPGLVFNEGLQKFDDITGTLKWVYTHVGVELKLDVRSSPYLKRRLDLAGFHSLETYLHLVDGFHSTSTTFQSDARRDVALVNKACDMLVDELRIPRCWYQLANKGLVCNAHGRWEKPKRDPEDIPSPAREKSVHPFVDRMQTHDVLESVLYAV encoded by the coding sequence ATGGCTCTATCCACAAAGATCATCTACACTCATCTTCCCACCACACAATCCTCCAGCAAGACCAAGTTTTCTGTAGTCCATGCCCATCAACAAGCTCTTCTTGATCCCCCGAAAACAAAACCATCAAATCCGACTTCACGTCTTACTGAATCGCTCTCACATCTCCTCCACCTCCATCTTGAAACCCCTCCTCGGACGGAGCTTCACCAATCCATTTGGGACTCTTTTAGTGAAGAGAAACACTCCACTCCAACAACTTCTCCCAAGGAGGTGATAGCGCATAAGTGGTGTGAGATCCACGGTTCTTCAGATTGGGACAATCTTTTGGATCCTCTTCAACCTTGGCTCCGACGAGAGGTTGTCAAATATGGAGAATTCGCACAAGCAACATACGACGCTTTTGATTTTGAATCTTTCTCCGAGTATTGCGGGAGTTGCCGCTACAACCGCAAAAACTTGTTTGAGAAACTAGGCCTCACTAAAAATGGCTACAGAGTCACCAACTATATTTATGCCATGTCCCACATAGATATGCCTCAGTGGCTGGAGAGGTCACATTTGGTCAACACGTGGAGCAAAGATTCCAACTGGATGGGATATGTGGTGGTCAGCGATGACGAGGAGACATGTAGGATCGGACGGAGAGACAATGTGGTGGCATGGCGTGGAACTGTGGCGCCCTCGGAGTGGTACGAGGATATGCAAAGGAAGTTAGAGACATTTGGGAAGAGGAATGCCGAAGTTGAACATGGGTTTCATAGTCTTTACACTAGTAAGAATGAATCTACTAGGTACAACAAAACAAGCGCCTCAGAGCAAGTGATGAAAGAAGTGACAAGGCTTGTTGAATTGTATAGGGAAAAAGGTGAACAAGTTAGCCTTACAATCACCGGTCATAGCTTGGGTGGCGCACTGGCTCTCCTCAATGCTCACGAAGCCGCATCAACCATCCCCAACCTTCCCGTTAGCGTGATTTCCTTCGGCGCGCCGAGGGTCGGAAACGTGGCTTTCCGAGATGAGCTTCATCAGCTAGAAGTTAAAACATTGAGGGTGGTGGTTAAGCAAGACATGGTCCCTCGGATGCCAGGACTTGTATTCAACGAGGGTTTACAAAAATTTGATGATATCACGGGGACATTAAAATGGGTATACACCCATGTTGGAGTGGAATTGAAGCTCGATGTTCGTTCATCGCCTTACCTCAAAAGAAGATTGGATTTGGCAGGGTTCCATAGCCTCGAGACATACCTTCATCTTGTCGATGGGTTTCATAGTACTAGCACAACATTTCAGTCTGATGCAAGGAGGGATGTTGCCTTAGTGAACAAGGCATGTGACATGTTGGTTGATGAGCTTAGGATCCCACGTTGTTGGTATCAATTGGCCAACAAGGGATTAGTTTGTAATGCTCATGGAAGATGGGAAAAACCAAAGAGAGATCCTGAAGACATACCTTCACCTGCTAGGGAGAAAAGTGTTCATCCTTTTGTAGATAGAATGCAAACACATGATGTACTTGAATCTGTACTATATGCGgtataa